A window of the Triplophysa rosa linkage group LG23, Trosa_1v2, whole genome shotgun sequence genome harbors these coding sequences:
- the LOC130547318 gene encoding uncharacterized protein LOC130547318, producing MTQPPPPVFEMPTRNHFAALCETECNAVVIGDSIVRNVRASSTKGKVRTHCFPGARVLNVSAQVPKILKDNANVGAVVLHTGVNEVRKRQSEILKRDFRSLIETVSNASPMARIIVSGPLPTYRRGNEKFSRLFALNKWLMSWCIEQKLLFVDNFDLFWERPRLFRPDGMHPSSIRADLLSDNISKTLPAVSQNFNHSLCSSHSSIINVTASKCIETVSVPRIILQNNKIAKSQRKNLIVIKPEDNVINDQNKLIMFGLLNIRSLNSKAVIVNEMITENSFDILYFALPKPGLNQIIITV from the coding sequence atgacccaaccgccgccaccggtcttcgagatgcCGACCAGGAACcactttgccgccctctgcgagacggaatgcaacgctgtggtcatcggagactcaatcgtccggaacgtacgcgcttcctccactaaaggtaaggtgcgcactcattgttttcctggcgcccgtgttcttaatgtctctgcgcaggtacctaaGATCCTGAAGGACaatgctaacgtcggagctgtcgtgctgcacacGGGGGTGAATGAAGTCAGGAagaggcagtcggagatcctgaagagggacttcaggagtctgatcgagacggtaagcaacgcatcgcccatggcgaggatcatcgtatcagggccgcttcctacctaccgacgagggaatgaaaagttcagtagactatttgctctaaataaatggttgatgtcatggtgtattgaacagaagctgctctttgttgataattttgatctgttctgggagagacctaggctcttccgccctgacggcatGCATCCCAGCAGCATCAGAGcggatcttctgtctgacaacatctcaaagacgctccCAGcagtaagtcaaaactttaaccatagtctgtgttcctcccactcatctattataaatgttactgcttccaaatgcatagagactgtgtctgtcccccgaataatactacaaaataacaaaatagccaaatctcagagaaaaaatctaatcgtgattaaacctgaggacaatgtaataaacgaccaaaacaaactcataatgttcggcctacttaatattagatcactaaattcaaaagcagttattgtaaatgaaatgatcacagaaaacagttttgatatactgtactttgccttaccgaaacctggcttaaaccaaataattattacggtctaa